The Streptomyces sp. NBC_00459 DNA segment ATCTACGGCCTGTGCCAGGCGATGGCACTGGTCCCCGGCGTCTCCCGGTCCGGCGCGACCATCAGTGGTGGTCTGTTCATGGGCTACACCCGTGAGGCGGCGGCCCGTTACTCCTTCCTGCTGGCCATGCCGGCCGTACTCGCCTCGGGTGTCTTCGAGCTCAAGGACGCGTCGGAGGGAGGCCATGTCTCCTGGGGCCCGACGGCCTTCGCGACGGTGATCGCCTTCGCGGTCGGATATGCCGTGATCGCATGGTTCATGAAGTTCATCTCGACCAAGTCGTTCATGCCGTTCGTCTACTACCGCATCGTCCTGGGCATCGTGATCATCGCCCTGGTGGCGACGGGCGCCCTGAGCCCGCACGCGGCGGAGTCGTCGAGCTGACGCCCTGACCGGCACACATGACGGATGATCATCCGACCGTGACCAACCACATACCGTTCGCGTAGCCACCTGGTAGCGCAGTGTCAGTCCTTGCGCCTACGCTGGTGCGCATGTCCCCCGATTCCCTGGCCCCTGGTTCCGTGCGGTCTGCTGCTGCGTTGAACGAGCAGATCCGTGCGCTCTGGCTCCGCGCGGGCGGATCCCTCTCGGCCCAAGAGCGGGAGGAGTACGAGCTGTTGGTGGTCAGGTGGGCCGCGGCGATACGCGGCGAGATCATCGAGGCCGCCTGACCGCGAGGCGGGCACCTGGAGTGCACGGCGCCTGTCCCGCTCCCCCGCACCACTGATTCGTACGCCGTCCGCCCTCCCCTTCCGGCCACGCAGCGTCACCGCCCGCCCGACACCCGCAGCACAGCTCCCGTCGTGTACGAGGACTCCGCGGACATCAACCAGGCGATGGCGGCCGCGACTTCCTCGGCCAGCCCCGGTCTGCGGAGCGGAATCGCCGGGGACACGCGTTCCGCCCGGCCCGGGTCACCCATCGTCGCGTGCATGTCGGTGTCGATGATGCCCGGCGCGACCGCGTTGACCCGGACGCCGTCCGGACCGAGTTCCTTCGCCAGGCCCACGGTCAGCGCGTCGACAGCCGCCTTGGTCGCCGCGTAGTGGACATAGTCCCCGGGGCTGCCGAGAGTGGCAGCCGCCGAGGACACGTTCACGATCACACCGGTCCCCCGAGCCGTCATGGAACGCGCGGCACGACGCGAACACAGCAGCGTGCCCAGCAGGTTGACGTCCACGACACGGCGCAGAACGGCGGGGTCGGCGTCGGCCAGCCTGCCCAACGGGCCGGTCACTCCGGCGTTGTTCACCAACCCAGTGACCGGCCCGAGCAGTTCCTCCACCAGGTCGAACAGCCGGTCCACCTCCGCCTCGACCGAGGTGTCGACCCGAACGGTCACACACCGCGCTCCGGCTTCCCGCACCGCCGCCGCGACCGACTCGGCGGCCCGGACGTCCCGCACGTACCCCACCGCGACATCGTGACCGTCCGCCGCGAGCCGCAGACAGGTCGCGGCACCGATCCCCCGACTCCCACCCGTGACCACCGTGACCGACGACCCGCTCATGGGCGTACCTCCATATCGAGTGGCTCCGCACCCTGTCATCCACGTCTTCAATGCCTTCTACGTCTTCTGCGTCTTCTACGCCCTCTACGGTCGCAGTTGCGCGAGCACGTGCTCGATCCCGACGATGCACTCGTCGGCGTACCGAGCCGCGGATCACCCTCCGGGGACCAACTCCCGGACCCACCGCACCCGCACCGATACCCGCCTCAACCGCGGCTTCCAGGCACCCTGGGCATCCTTCGTCGCGCCGATCACGTGACGTGGCCGCCGTCTCGGCAGGAGACTGGTCCGATGGAGTTGATCTTTTCCGGGCCTGTGATCGAATGGCGCGGGCCGTCGCCGTACTACTTCGTTCCCGTGCCGGACGAGGAGTCCGCCGACATCCGCGAGGTGGCCGCAATGGTCACCTACGGCTGGGGCGTGATCCCGGTGGAGGCCCGGATCGGCGAGGTCGTCTTCCGGACGTCGCTCTTCCCCAAGGACAGCGGCTACCTGCTGCCCCTCAAGGCCGCTGTACGCAAGCAGAGCCACCTCGCAGCAGGGGACGACGTGACCGTGAGGATGACTGTCGCTCTCAGACAATGATCGCCGTGCGACTCCTCGGCGCCCGCGTCCGCCCCCGTATGGGGCCGGGATGCCCGTATGCCGGGATGCGACGCCCCGGGGAAGGGGAGACGATGGAAAGGCAGGCCGCGGCGCGATCACCGCCCCCGGGGGGACGTGGAGATGCGACATGTCCGTTCACAAGGTTCGCCCGGACATCAGGGTTCTGAACGACAGCCTTGAGGTGCCCGGGATCGGGCACCTCCCGGTGAACGCCTTCGTACTGCTCGCCGCGCAACCCGTCGTCATCGACACGGGACTTGGGCTGCCCGACCGCGACTTCCTGGAGGCGGTCGGCTCCGTGGTGGATCCGGCCGATGTGCGATGGATCTGGCTCACGCACCCGGATCGTGATCACACGGGTGGAATCTTCGACCTTCTCGCCGCGGCACCCGAGGCACGTGTCGTGACCACTTTTCTCTCCGCCGGGCTCATGTCCTGCGAACGGCCGCTGCCGCTCGATCGTCTGTATCTGCTCAACCCGGGTCAGAGCCTGGACGTCGGCGACCGCACCCTCACGGGGTTCAGGCCGCCGTTGTTCGACAACCCGGCCACCGTAGGCCTCTTCGACGACCGGTCGGGCGTCTGTTTCAGCTCCGACTGCTTCGGTGGGCCGATGGCCAGTGCCGAACTGGCACACGCCGACGATGTCCGCGCGGTCGGCGTGGAGGACCTCCGGGCCGCACAACTGCTGTGGGCCACGGTCGACAGCCCGTGGGTGCACAACGTGGATGTCCAGAAGTTCCTCGACACCTTCCGGCTGCTGCAGGACCTGAATCCGGAACTCGTCCTCTCCACGCATCTGCCGCCGGCCCCCGGAATGACCGGAGCGATGATCGACACGCTGGGCTCGGCACCAGGAGAATCGGCGTTCACAGGACCGGACCAGGCTGCGCTGGAGCAGATGCTGGCCGGGTTCGAACCCACTGGTGGCGGGCAACAGCCCCCACCCGACAGCCCGGTGTGACGGTCGACCGCCAGGTGACTCGGTCCGTCATTCCAGGAGTCACCCCAGGAAATGGCCAAGAGGCTCCTCGCCAACGGGACAAGGCCGCTCCTGGAGCAGCAGCCGGGCCGGCGGAGTCCAAGTCTCCTGCGCTGACGAGGGCGTGGATCTCGTGGGCGAGCGGCGTCACGTCGCGGATGGCGACCGTCCACTCGTCCGCGTAGCGTCGTACGGCCTCACCGGACAGCCCCAGTTGCAAGGACCGGTACGGCAGGGGCCGGAGGCGCAGGTCCCGCTCGGGATCCCACTGCACACGGGCCGGCGCACGCTTCGACTGGCGCTGCCAGGTAGCTCGGTCGGGGTGCACCCCGCGGACGTAGCCCGACAGGCACGCATGGCGCAGCGCCCACTCGAAGCGCTCACCGCTGATCTCGACAGCGAGGACAGTCTCCTGCCCGGCGTTCATGCCCCAGCAGCAGCGGTGATAGCGGACAGTCGGGATTCCTCACTGGCGGCCAGTTAGCGGGGAGTTATCTGGCCGCCAGTGATCACTCCGGGTGAGCGGGCCCGCGTCGGCTTGCCACGGTGGAGCCCTGGCCTCACCGGGCCGCGATGTGCGCCGCCCCGAACAGGCGCTTGGCCATGCCGAGGCGTTCATACGTGGCGATGGCCGGCGCGTTACCGGTGAGCACCATGAGCGCGGCGCGGCCGTGCTGGTTGACGAGGGCGTCCACGACGAAGCCGCACACGGCCCGCGCAAGACCCCGCCCGCGGGCGGCAGGGTGGGTGACCACCCCGCCCATGAACCCGCACCCGGCCGCGGACCACGCGTCCGCCGCCACCGCCAGCGGCTTCGCCCCGACGCTGCCGTCCACCTCGCCGACGACCCCCGCCCAGCGGCGCATGCCCGCGCGTCCCGGCTGCGCGTAGGAGTCAGGGAAGAAGCGGTCGAACAGCGAGGCCGTCTCCTTCTCCTCGCGGGCGTTCAGCCACCGCACGCCTGCGGCGGCGGCACCGGATGGGGACGTGGCCTCCATCCAGAAAAAGTTGTGGACCGGCGCCAGGTTGGGCAACTGCCCAACCAGCGCATCGATCAAGGCAGCTTCCCCCAAGACTCGGTAGGACGGGCCGATCTCCTCCAGGATCCGCCGGACCAACACGGCCACGTCGACGCCGTCGCCCTTGACCGCAAGCCGGTCCTGTTGAGGGTTCGGGCTCGCCACCGCCAGCGCCGCGCCGTGGCACCAGGCCCGTACCCCCGACCCCAGGCCGTCACCGCCTTGTCCCTGGGCGGCCCAGACCAGATGTCCGTCGCCGGCCGCGGCCTGCTCGATATCGCTGAGCCGTGCAAGTTCCTCCATACGCCGTGCTTACCAGGCGTTCTTGGAGGCCCGCTGTGACCCAGCCCTCATCGATCACTGCCTGTGATCACGTATCTGGCCGTACTTGGGGAATGTGAAGTGGCCGCCGACACAGCGGTACATCATCCATAGGAACGACGGCTTGATCCATATCAAGCCTTGTTCACAGACCTCTCTCTGGAGCAAGCCCTCGCTGACATGAATGAAGAGCCCTACGAGCAGCTTTGATGTGTCCCGTCGGTTGGGTCGTCTGCACGGTCCCGGACACACGTCGGACGATCTTGACAGAGAGGCATCATAGGAGTCCGATTTCGAAGGAGGGACGCCCATGAGACTGGTCTCCGACCCCGGGTCCGGCGAAGTGGACCTCGCCGCGTCGGCGGATGAGCTGATGCGGTTGGCAAGCGCTGTGGCCCTGGGTGAAGGACTGGTCAGGGCCACCTCCTTGCCGGGCAGCACCGCCCTGACCGGGATCCGGGTGAACAAGACTTCCGGCCCTGGTGCCCTTGTCCGCCGGGACGCCGAGCAGCAGATCCTTGTCATCAGTGGTGACTCGGCAAGCAGGGCAGTACAGCGCTGAGCGTCGCTGCCGTTGCTGTGCTCAGGACGGCGGGTGCACAGAGATGCATCACTGCTCGTCGCGACGAAGATCTCTCCCCGGAGGGAGAGATGTCGAAGGCTCGTACTCCCGCGCATCCGGTCGGGTAGACCTTCGCGACCGGATGCTACGGACCGAGGTCACCGAAGGGGCCGGCTCCCGCGCGGCCACCCTGGCGATGGTGTTCATGCCCGTCGAATCCACCCAGGCCCGCCGACGAGCCGTTTACGCACCTCACCTCGTCGCTCTCGTCCGTGCCGGAGCCCGCTTCGAGCGCAGCCACCTCGTCGAACGCCCCGAGAGCCACGTGGCCTGAACGACCTCGATTCATCCACGGATCTTGACTGCAACTCCCCTGCCCGCGCCGTCCGGGGCAGCAGGCCGACGGGTCAGACCGATGAGTCTGCCGGCTGCCTGAAGTCTTCTTCGTGACATGCCCGCCCCGTCGGTGGATCAGGAATCGGCGGGTCCCGGTGTCTTGGAGGAGAGAGGGAGGCCAGGATGCACAATCCGATTCGGCTGTACATGTCGATGTCGCTCGACGGCTACATCGCCGGGCCGGACGATCGGCCGGGCCAGGAGCTCGGACGCGACGGCGGGCGGCTTTTCAACTGGCTCGACGACCGGAAGTCCGACGGTCCGAGCGGCCAGGTGTACCGCGAGGCGCTGGCGACCGGCGCCGTGATTTCCGGCCGACGGACCTTCGAACTCGCCGGGCGCTGGCAGGGCGACCACCACGACGGCGTGCCGATCTTCGTCCTCACCCACCGCGTGGATGACGGGGACGTGCCACCCGGCCACGCGCGTTTCGTCACCGACGTCGAGGAATGCGCCCGTCAGGCTCGCGCCGCCGCCGGGGACCGGCCGGTCATGGTCCATGGGGCGGGAGCGGCCCAAGGGCTTCTCCGAGCCGGGCAGCTGGACGAGATGGAGATCCACCTGATTCCGGTCCTCCTCGGGGACGGCCGACGGCTGTTCGACCACCTCGGTGGTGATCACATCGAACTCGACCTCGTCCGACGGCTCGAGGATCGAGACGTCACGCACCTCCGCTACCAGGTGCGCCGCCCCGGAGAGGCCGCATGAAGACGCTCTTCGTCTCCTACCGCGTCACCGATCTGGACCGCTCGCTCGGTTTCTACACCGCCTTGGGCTACGGAGAACTGGGCAGAGTCGAGATCGGCGACGGAAGTCGCCTCGTGATCCTCAAGTTCCCCGGCGAACCGGCGGCCTCGCTCGAACTGGTCCACCGTCCCGCCGACGGACGTGTCGACGTGGGCAGCGGATTCGACCACCTCGCGATCCAGGTGGACACGCTGACTGTCACCCTGAGGACGCTGGCCGAAGCCGGCCTGGAGCCGGAGCGTGTTCAGTATCCAGGCGGCCCTCACGGCCCGAAGACGTCGTGGCTCACTGACCCGGACGGTTACCGGATCGAGCTGGTGGAGTGGCCGTTCGGACATCCCGACGGCATCACCGCAGCAGACTTCTCCTGAGGTGGTCACGGTGAGCGGGGTGGCGACGCTCCCCTCGACGCGGCCGTAGCGCGACGCGCAGCGTCATTCCCGTCCCCGTCCCACAGGTCTTGTCGGTCGCTCGCCCCGGGGGACGGTACCGCTTCTCACAAAAGGCTCTCGTCCCGGACGATCCAACCCTCACCCAACTCGCGGCGCAGGACCTCCAATGCCGCATGCGCCTGCTGTTTGAACACTTGAAGTTCCTCGTCGGGCCAAGGAGACGGATCCGGCGGATAGTCCCAGTCGATCGACGACTGGTACCACTGGCTCAGTCTCGCCAACTCGTTCTGGGTCTCCTGGCTGATCGGCAGGCGCGACAGATCACAGGGGTAGCCGTACGGGCTGTCCATCTCTTCCGGCCACAGCGGGGTGTCCACACCGGCCTCGAAGAAGAACCGCAGATATTGGATCATGCCGCACCTTCGCACACGCTTGCCGGTGCCCCATGCGGCGAACTGTGTCCGGGGCATCCCGTCAGTAAGGCGGTTGGGGTCTGTGAACGCGGCTTGATGATCATGTCAAGCCGCGTTCACAGACGTTTTCCCAACGGGACAGAACTACGCGCATCGTCCCTCAGCCCCAAAACCCGTTCCGCCTCCCGATCTGACGATCTAGTCTGCTGCTCGATGCTGTGAGCCAAGTGAAGAGCTCGGGCAGTACTTCTGAGCCGACGGGCACTTGTGCGCGCTCACACAGGAACGGGTGGGGATGAGAGTGGTTCGCCAATCACGGGTCGGCATTGCTATTGCCATGCTCATGACCTTCTGCGCGCTTTCCGCATGCGAGTCGGGGCAGGGCTCCCGGGCAGGTGCAGCGTCGGAGTCGGAAGAGACCAGGACGGCCGGCGCAGAGGACAAGCCGTTGGGCAAGGCGGACCTGGAGCGGGTAGCGATCACCGTCGCGGATCTCGACGGCTACGAGGTCGAACAGACCCTGGCTGCTCCCATGGCGTCTCGCCGGACGGCGGATCCTGCCGAATGCGCGCCCGTCGTTCAGGCGACGGGGGGAAGCAGCGGCTTCGTAGCCACCGCGCGCATCGGCCGGACGATGTTCCCGAAGGAGCACGGCCCCGGAACCTCCGTGATCCTTGCGT contains these protein-coding regions:
- a CDS encoding SDR family oxidoreductase, translated to MSGSSVTVVTGGSRGIGAATCLRLAADGHDVAVGYVRDVRAAESVAAAVREAGARCVTVRVDTSVEAEVDRLFDLVEELLGPVTGLVNNAGVTGPLGRLADADPAVLRRVVDVNLLGTLLCSRRAARSMTARGTGVIVNVSSAAATLGSPGDYVHYAATKAAVDALTVGLAKELGPDGVRVNAVAPGIIDTDMHATMGDPGRAERVSPAIPLRRPGLAEEVAAAIAWLMSAESSYTTGAVLRVSGGR
- a CDS encoding DUF1905 domain-containing protein — its product is MELIFSGPVIEWRGPSPYYFVPVPDEESADIREVAAMVTYGWGVIPVEARIGEVVFRTSLFPKDSGYLLPLKAAVRKQSHLAAGDDVTVRMTVALRQ
- a CDS encoding MBL fold metallo-hydrolase, which translates into the protein MSVHKVRPDIRVLNDSLEVPGIGHLPVNAFVLLAAQPVVIDTGLGLPDRDFLEAVGSVVDPADVRWIWLTHPDRDHTGGIFDLLAAAPEARVVTTFLSAGLMSCERPLPLDRLYLLNPGQSLDVGDRTLTGFRPPLFDNPATVGLFDDRSGVCFSSDCFGGPMASAELAHADDVRAVGVEDLRAAQLLWATVDSPWVHNVDVQKFLDTFRLLQDLNPELVLSTHLPPAPGMTGAMIDTLGSAPGESAFTGPDQAALEQMLAGFEPTGGGQQPPPDSPV
- a CDS encoding GNAT family N-acetyltransferase, encoding MEELARLSDIEQAAAGDGHLVWAAQGQGGDGLGSGVRAWCHGAALAVASPNPQQDRLAVKGDGVDVAVLVRRILEEIGPSYRVLGEAALIDALVGQLPNLAPVHNFFWMEATSPSGAAAAGVRWLNAREEKETASLFDRFFPDSYAQPGRAGMRRWAGVVGEVDGSVGAKPLAVAADAWSAAGCGFMGGVVTHPAARGRGLARAVCGFVVDALVNQHGRAALMVLTGNAPAIATYERLGMAKRLFGAAHIAAR
- a CDS encoding dihydrofolate reductase family protein, yielding MHNPIRLYMSMSLDGYIAGPDDRPGQELGRDGGRLFNWLDDRKSDGPSGQVYREALATGAVISGRRTFELAGRWQGDHHDGVPIFVLTHRVDDGDVPPGHARFVTDVEECARQARAAAGDRPVMVHGAGAAQGLLRAGQLDEMEIHLIPVLLGDGRRLFDHLGGDHIELDLVRRLEDRDVTHLRYQVRRPGEAA
- a CDS encoding VOC family protein, which encodes MKTLFVSYRVTDLDRSLGFYTALGYGELGRVEIGDGSRLVILKFPGEPAASLELVHRPADGRVDVGSGFDHLAIQVDTLTVTLRTLAEAGLEPERVQYPGGPHGPKTSWLTDPDGYRIELVEWPFGHPDGITAADFS